One genomic segment of Dromaius novaehollandiae isolate bDroNov1 chromosome 12, bDroNov1.hap1, whole genome shotgun sequence includes these proteins:
- the AMIGO3 gene encoding amphoterin-induced protein 3 produces MAVWAPGDPLWKWLAKLLLLLELCARGRAVRTSPTPRGCPAVCICTADLLSCSRQLLQQVPHALPRTATTLDLSHNALTQLRDRWLAALPHLEALHMSHNQIKDLSPQAFHNASRLQHLDMSSNRLHAVKTHYFDALVSLEELLLYNNWITRVDENAFAKLSSLRKVYLSWNNLTNFPFRSVQGLGSYSLRILDLSSNNLSSIPVEELAVLPENIRNGLYLHNNPMTCSCALYLMLQRWKQQGFSSVRDFFEEHTCKVSNDVPRSLIKFLKYSQMFENCSASPEDVHPQPFPALVGQTLLITCNTTLPAAATIYMWISPYHEPIKHPGNSNRSLEVYRNGSLKITEAKPWHSGVYVCLAIISPQNFSRMCEVNVTVHYPKPDVETFSTGLTTLLGCIASLLLVLIYLYLTPCRCLRCCKKAAPLSPRQECSAQSSILSTTPPATDGPNRKVSANKHVVFLEPIRETQNGKIRLALSEDFPDAKHPKVLQLKSDSESISSVFSDTPIVS; encoded by the coding sequence ATGGCTGTGTGGGCGCCTGGGGACCCTCTCTGGAAGTGGctggcaaagctgctgctgctcctcgaGCTGTGCGCTCGTGGCCGTGCTGTCCGTACGTCGCCCACGCCCCGCGGATGCCCAGCTGTTTGCATCTGCACGGCCGACCTCCTGAGCTGCAGccggcagctgctgcagcaggtcccccacgcgctgccccgcacCGCGACCACGCTGGATCTCAGCCACAACGCCCTCACCCAGCTCCGCGACCGCTGGCTGGCTGCCCTCCCGCACCTCGAGGCCCTCCACATGAGCCACAACCAGATTAAAGACCTTTCTCCGCAGGCCTTCCACAATGCCTCCCGTCTGCAGCACCTTGACATGTCCTCCAACCGCCTGCATGCCGTCAAGACGCACTACTTTGATGCGCTGGTGAGCTTAGAAGAGCTTCTGCTCTACAACAACTGGATTACTCGAGTAGACGAAAATGCCTTTGCCAAGCTAAGCAGCTTGCGGAAAGTTTACCTGAGCTGGAATAACCTCACCAATTTCCCCTTCCGCTCAGTGCAAGGTCTCGGCAGCTACAGCCTCCGCATTCTGGACCTCTCCTCCAACAACCTCAGCAGCATCCCTGTGGAGGAGCTGGCAGTGTTGCCCGAAAACATCAGGAATGGCCTGTACCTGCACAACAACCCCATGACGTGCAGCTGTGCGCTTTACCTGATGCTCCAGAGGTGGAAGCAGCAAGGTTTCAGCTCTGTGCGGGATTTCTTTGAGGAACACACTTGCAAGGTTTCCAATGATGTGCCCCGATCCCTGATTAAGTTCCTCAAATACAGCCAGATGTTTGAGAACTGCTCAGCGAGCCCCGAAGACGTGCACCCCCAGCCTTTCCCAGCGCTTGTGGGCCAGACCCTCCTGATCACCTGCAACACCACCCTGCCGGCCGCGGCCACCATCTACATGTGGATCTCCCCTTACCACGAGCCCATCAAACACCCTGGCAACAGCAACCGCTCCTTGGAGGTCTATCGCAATGGCAGCCTAAAGATCACAGAGGCCAAGCCCTGGCACTCAGGGGTTTATGTGTGCCTGGCCATCATCAGCCCCCAAAATTTCAGCAGGATGTGTGAAGTCAATGTGACTGTCCACTACCCCAAGCCAGATGTGGAGACCTTCAGCACTGGCCTCACGACCCTCCTGGGGTGCATAGCCAGTCTGCTGCTTGTTCTTATTTACTTGTACCTCACGCCGTGCCGCTGCCTGAGATGCTGCAAGAAAGCAGCTCCTCTCAGCCCTCGCCAGGAGTGCAGCGCCCAGTCCTCCATCCTCAGCACCACTCCGCCAGCCACGGATGGGCCGAACCGCAAGGTCAGCGCCAACAAGCACGTGGTCTTCCTTGAGCCCATCAGGGAGACGCAGAACGGCAAGATTCGTCTGGCCCTCAGCGAAGATTTCCCCGACGCCAAGCACCCCAAGGTGCTGCAGCTCAAGTCAGACTCGGAGTCCATCAGCTCCGTCTTCTCAGACACCCCCATCGTGTCGTAg
- the GMPPB gene encoding mannose-1-phosphate guanyltransferase beta, translating to MRALILVGGYGTRLRPLTLSTPKPLVEFCNKALLLHQLEALRQAGVSHVVLAVSYMSEALEAAMREQEQRLGIRISLSHEKEPLGTAGPLALARDLLAEDGEPFFVLNSDVICEFPFAALARFHRHHGGEGSLAVTRVEEPAKYGVVVSEPETGRICRFVEKPRVFVSNKINAGLYIFSPGILRRIQLRPTSIEKEIFPAMAQDGQLYAMELQGFWMDIGQPKDFLTGMCMYLQALRAQHPERLHSGPGIVGNVLVDPSAKIGANCIIGPNVTIGAGVVVEDGVRIKRCTVLKGARIRSHSWLESCIVGWSCSVGQWVRMENVTVLGEDVIVNDELYLNGANVLPHKSIAESVPEPRIIM from the exons atGCGGGCGCTGATCCTGGTGGGCGGCTACGGGACGCGGCTGCGGCCGCTGACGCTGAGCACGCCGAAGCCGCTGGTGGAGTTCTGCAACAAGGCGCTGCTGCTGCACCAGCTCGAGGCGCTGCGGCAG GCCGGCGTCAGCCATGTCGTGCTGGCCGTGAGCTACATGTCGGAGGCGCTGGAGGCCGCCATGCGGGAGCAGGAGCAGCGG CTCGGCATCCGCATCTCCCTGTCCCACGAGAAGGAGCCGCTGGGCACAG CGGGGCCGCTCGCGCTGGCGCGGGACCTGCTGGCCGAGGACGGGGAGCCCTTCTTTGTCCTCAACAGCGACGTGATCTGCGAGTTCCCCTTCGCGGCTCTGGCCCGTTTCCACCGGCACCACGGTGGCGAGGGCTCGCTGGCCGTGACCCGCGTGGAGGAGCCAGCCAAGTACGGTGTGGTGGTGAGCGAGCCAGAGACCGGCCGCATCTGCCGCTTCGTGGAGAAGCCGCGTGTCTTTGTGTCCAACAAGATCAATGCCGGCCTCTACATCTTCAGTCCTGGCATCCTGCGCCGCATCCAG CTGCGGCCCACCTCCATTGAGAAGGAGATCTTCCCGGCCATGGCGCAGGATGGGCAGCTCTACGCCATGGAACTGCAGG GCTTCTGGATGGACATTGGGCAGCCAAAGGACTTCCTCACGGGCATGTGCATGTACCTGCAGGCACTGCGGGCCCAGCATCCCGAAAGGCTGCATTCGGGGCCTGGTATCGTAGGGAACGTGCTGGTG GACCCTAGTGCCAAGATCGGGGCAAACTGCATCATCGGCCCCAACGTGACGATTGGGGCTGGCGTGGTGGTAGAGGATGGCGTGCGCATCAAGCGCTGCACAGTGCTGAAGGGGGCCCGGATCCGTTCCCACTCCTGGCTGGAATCCTGCATCGTGGGTTGGAGCTGTTCTGTGGGGCAGTGG GTTCGCATGGAGAACGTGACAGTCCTGGGCGAGGACGTTATCGTGAACGATGAGCTCTACCTCAATGGGGCTAACGTGTTGCCACACAAGTCCATTGCCGAGTCTGTGCCGGAGCCGCGCATCATCATGTAG
- the IP6K1 gene encoding inositol hexakisphosphate kinase 1 isoform X1, with protein MIKTNEANNPDGSLLSHSEDLPGSLKGRGSPKDDDVNSNGKCWLFCSMAGWLDIFRVCAVKDLYLPLDCAVFQEPSEGVVSVCFEGDSDGYINLVAYPYVENEALEHDDMPERDQPRRKHSRRSLHRSSSGTEHKEEKPGLASDGTESSIQETKSPRVDLHIHSDVPFQMLDGNSGLSSEKISYNPWSLRCHKQQLSRMRSESKDRKLYKFLLLENVVHHFKFPCVLDLKMGTRQHGDDASEEKAARQMKKCEQSTSATLGVRVCGMQVYQLDTGHYLCRNKYYGRGLSIEGFRNALYQYLHNGLELRKDLFEPVLAKLRSLKVVLERQASYRFYSSSLLIIYDGKDSRAGMFVERRAEMRLKRVDSSLPESLQDGSSTEPSSLAQPKVDVRMIDFAHSTFKGFRDDPTVHDGPDVGYVFGLESLINIMEQMREENQ; from the exons GGCCGGGGGAGTCCCAAAGATGATGATGTCAACTCTAATGGGAAGTGCTGGCTGTTCTGCTCCATGGCTGGCTGGTTAGATATCTTCAGAGTCTGTGCTGTGAAAGATCTATACCTTCCCTTGGACTGTGCTGTTTTCCAGGAGCCTTCAGAAG GTGTGGTGTCTGTCTGTTTTGAGGGAGACAGTGATGGCTACATTAACCTGGTGGCATATCCTTACGTGGAGAACGAGGCTTTGGAACACGACGATATGCCAGAGAGGGACCAGCCGCGACGCAAGCACTCGCGTCGGAGCCTTCATCGATCAAGCAGCGGCACTGAGCACAAGGAGGAAAAACCTGGCCTGGCCAGTGATGGCACTGAAAG CAGCATCCAGGAAACGAAGAGTCCCAGAGTGGACTTGCACATCCATTCAGATGTTCCATTTCAGATGTTGGATGGGAACAGCGGTCTGAGCTCTGAAAAGATCAGCTACAACCCCTGGAGCCTGCGCTGTCATAAGCAGCAGCTGAGCCGCATGCGATCGGAGTCCAAGGACCGAAAACTCTATA AGTTCCTTTTGCTGGAGAATGTGGTGCATCATTTCAAGTTTCCCTGTGTACTTGATCTGAAGATGGGGACCAGACAGCACGGAGATGATGCCTCTGAGGAGAAGGCTGCTCGGCAGATGAAGAAGTGTGAACAGAGTACTTCTGCCACCTTGGGTGTGCGCGTGTGTGGGATGCAG GTCTATCAGCTGGACACAGGGCATTACTTATGCAGGAATAAATACTATGGACGCGGTCTTTCCATCGAGGGCTTCCGCAATGCCCTCTATCAGTATCTCCACAATGGCCTAGAGCTGCGCAAGGACCTCTTTGAGCCTGTCCTCGCCAAACTCCGAAGTCTGAAGGTGGTTTTGGAGAGACAGGCCTCCTACCGCTTCTACTCCAGCTCCCTTCTCATCATTTACGATGGGAAAGACAGCAGGGCAGGGATGTTTGTGGAGCGCCGGGCAGAGATGCGCCTCAAGCGGGTAGACAGCTCTCTCCCTGAGAGCCTTCAGGatggcagcagcacagagcccagctccttggcccagcCCAAGGTGGATGTGCGTATGATTGACTTTGCACACAGCACGTTCAAAGGCTTTCGTGATGACCCCACTGTGCATGATGGACCTGATGTGGGTTATGTATTTGGGCTGGAAAGCCTCATCAACATCATGGAACAGATGCGTGAGGAAAACCAGTAG
- the IP6K1 gene encoding inositol hexakisphosphate kinase 1 isoform X2, whose amino-acid sequence MIKTNEANNPDGSLLSHSEDLPGSLKGRGSPKDDDVNSNGKCWLFCSMAGWLDIFRVCAVKDLYLPLDCAVFQEPSEGVVSVCFEGDSDGYINLVAYPYVENEALEHDDMPERDQPRRKHSRRSLHRSSSGTEHKEEKPGLASDGTESIQETKSPRVDLHIHSDVPFQMLDGNSGLSSEKISYNPWSLRCHKQQLSRMRSESKDRKLYKFLLLENVVHHFKFPCVLDLKMGTRQHGDDASEEKAARQMKKCEQSTSATLGVRVCGMQVYQLDTGHYLCRNKYYGRGLSIEGFRNALYQYLHNGLELRKDLFEPVLAKLRSLKVVLERQASYRFYSSSLLIIYDGKDSRAGMFVERRAEMRLKRVDSSLPESLQDGSSTEPSSLAQPKVDVRMIDFAHSTFKGFRDDPTVHDGPDVGYVFGLESLINIMEQMREENQ is encoded by the exons GGCCGGGGGAGTCCCAAAGATGATGATGTCAACTCTAATGGGAAGTGCTGGCTGTTCTGCTCCATGGCTGGCTGGTTAGATATCTTCAGAGTCTGTGCTGTGAAAGATCTATACCTTCCCTTGGACTGTGCTGTTTTCCAGGAGCCTTCAGAAG GTGTGGTGTCTGTCTGTTTTGAGGGAGACAGTGATGGCTACATTAACCTGGTGGCATATCCTTACGTGGAGAACGAGGCTTTGGAACACGACGATATGCCAGAGAGGGACCAGCCGCGACGCAAGCACTCGCGTCGGAGCCTTCATCGATCAAGCAGCGGCACTGAGCACAAGGAGGAAAAACCTGGCCTGGCCAGTGATGGCACTGAAAG CATCCAGGAAACGAAGAGTCCCAGAGTGGACTTGCACATCCATTCAGATGTTCCATTTCAGATGTTGGATGGGAACAGCGGTCTGAGCTCTGAAAAGATCAGCTACAACCCCTGGAGCCTGCGCTGTCATAAGCAGCAGCTGAGCCGCATGCGATCGGAGTCCAAGGACCGAAAACTCTATA AGTTCCTTTTGCTGGAGAATGTGGTGCATCATTTCAAGTTTCCCTGTGTACTTGATCTGAAGATGGGGACCAGACAGCACGGAGATGATGCCTCTGAGGAGAAGGCTGCTCGGCAGATGAAGAAGTGTGAACAGAGTACTTCTGCCACCTTGGGTGTGCGCGTGTGTGGGATGCAG GTCTATCAGCTGGACACAGGGCATTACTTATGCAGGAATAAATACTATGGACGCGGTCTTTCCATCGAGGGCTTCCGCAATGCCCTCTATCAGTATCTCCACAATGGCCTAGAGCTGCGCAAGGACCTCTTTGAGCCTGTCCTCGCCAAACTCCGAAGTCTGAAGGTGGTTTTGGAGAGACAGGCCTCCTACCGCTTCTACTCCAGCTCCCTTCTCATCATTTACGATGGGAAAGACAGCAGGGCAGGGATGTTTGTGGAGCGCCGGGCAGAGATGCGCCTCAAGCGGGTAGACAGCTCTCTCCCTGAGAGCCTTCAGGatggcagcagcacagagcccagctccttggcccagcCCAAGGTGGATGTGCGTATGATTGACTTTGCACACAGCACGTTCAAAGGCTTTCGTGATGACCCCACTGTGCATGATGGACCTGATGTGGGTTATGTATTTGGGCTGGAAAGCCTCATCAACATCATGGAACAGATGCGTGAGGAAAACCAGTAG